Proteins from a single region of Verrucosispora sp. NA02020:
- a CDS encoding DUF1990 domain-containing protein: MRRDLTRVISELNAASLTYQEVGATQAESMPQGYGHVHRDVSLGSGREAFERATAALFGWRMHEEAGLTVVHSGGKPTAGIIAVLRAGWPLLELTIPCRVVYTVDENDRRGFAYGTLPGHPERGEEAFVIAMTETGDVRIRVRAFSRPASLVARAGGPLTRLVQQYATDRYVTALRRLAHG; this comes from the coding sequence GTGCGGCGCGACCTGACGAGAGTCATCTCCGAACTGAACGCTGCGTCTCTCACGTATCAAGAAGTCGGTGCTACTCAGGCTGAGTCGATGCCCCAGGGCTACGGCCATGTGCACCGAGATGTCAGCCTGGGCAGCGGACGCGAGGCCTTTGAGCGAGCGACTGCCGCCTTGTTCGGCTGGCGGATGCACGAAGAGGCCGGCCTCACTGTCGTGCACTCAGGCGGAAAGCCTACAGCGGGGATCATCGCAGTCTTGCGGGCCGGCTGGCCCCTTCTAGAGCTCACCATCCCGTGCCGAGTCGTGTACACGGTCGATGAAAACGATCGCCGTGGATTCGCCTACGGAACCCTGCCCGGCCATCCGGAACGCGGCGAAGAAGCATTCGTGATCGCTATGACCGAAACAGGCGACGTGCGGATCCGGGTCCGAGCGTTCAGCCGTCCCGCCTCGCTCGTGGCACGGGCAGGCGGACCACTCACCCGATTGGTACAGCAGTACGCGACCGACCGTTACGTAACCGCGCTCCGACGCCTTGCCCACGGGTAG
- a CDS encoding HAD family hydrolase produces the protein MIKSVVFDVGETLLDDTREFHAWADWLSVPRHTLSALVGIVVAQGRNNAEAFEYVRPGIDLTIERQRREEAGQGERIEDEDLYPDVRPTLKQLRDSGLWVGIAGNQTARAGELLRALQLPVDGIATSAEWGVTKPDAAFFSRIKEFAPGAPEEILYVGDHRDYDIKAACAAGLRAALIKRGPWGRVWANDPTVRENARWVLDSLMELPLLLRT, from the coding sequence GTGATCAAGTCGGTGGTGTTCGACGTTGGCGAGACGTTGCTGGACGACACTCGCGAGTTCCACGCCTGGGCAGACTGGCTCAGCGTGCCGCGGCACACGCTGTCGGCTCTGGTAGGGATTGTCGTCGCTCAGGGACGGAACAACGCCGAGGCGTTCGAGTACGTGCGTCCGGGGATCGATCTCACGATCGAGCGGCAACGCCGCGAAGAGGCAGGTCAGGGCGAACGGATCGAAGACGAAGACCTGTATCCAGACGTCCGGCCCACCCTCAAGCAGTTGCGGGACAGCGGGCTATGGGTGGGGATTGCCGGCAACCAGACCGCACGAGCAGGCGAACTACTCCGTGCCTTGCAGTTGCCGGTGGACGGGATCGCCACCTCCGCTGAGTGGGGCGTCACGAAACCTGATGCGGCATTCTTCTCCCGGATAAAAGAGTTCGCGCCAGGGGCCCCAGAGGAGATTCTCTATGTTGGCGACCACCGTGACTATGACATCAAGGCGGCCTGCGCAGCCGGTCTCCGAGCAGCTTTGATCAAGCGAGGACCGTGGGGGCGCGTGTGGGCCAACGACCCTACGGTCCGCGAAAACGCGAGGTGGGTGCTCGATTCGCTGATGGAGTTGCCGCTGTTGCTTCGTACCTGA
- a CDS encoding tyrosine-type recombinase/integrase → MVGFYRVCVIDAILEHSPADYVRRPTVPAESPTLGLGHLQFEALITTARNSSNPNDFALVALLGLLGLRIFETCGANITDLGEEHGHRVLRVRGKGGKVVLVPLPPAVARAIDRAVDDRNAGPILRNIHGGRMDRHAATRRLKHLAHAAGIRMPRMHPHMLRHTFVTTMVDAGVSLRDVQIAARHADPRTTMRYDRARKNLDRHPNYILAAYMASGT, encoded by the coding sequence GTGGTCGGCTTCTACCGGGTCTGCGTCATCGACGCCATCCTGGAGCACTCACCGGCCGACTACGTCCGCCGACCCACCGTGCCAGCCGAATCACCGACCCTCGGACTGGGGCACCTACAGTTCGAAGCCCTGATCACCACCGCTCGCAACTCCTCGAACCCGAACGACTTCGCCCTGGTCGCGCTCCTGGGCCTGCTCGGGCTGCGGATCTTCGAAACCTGCGGGGCGAACATCACCGACCTCGGCGAGGAACACGGCCACCGGGTCCTACGCGTACGCGGTAAAGGCGGCAAGGTCGTCCTCGTCCCACTACCGCCAGCCGTGGCCCGAGCCATCGACCGGGCCGTCGACGACCGCAACGCCGGGCCGATCCTGCGCAACATCCATGGTGGGCGGATGGACCGGCACGCCGCCACCCGCCGACTCAAACACCTCGCCCACGCCGCAGGGATCCGGATGCCGAGGATGCACCCGCACATGCTGCGCCACACGTTCGTGACGACCATGGTCGACGCCGGCGTCAGCCTCCGCGACGTGCAGATCGCCGCTCGCCACGCCGACCCGCGCACCACCATGCGCTACGACCGCGCCCGCAAGAACCTCGACCGCCACCCCAACTACATCCTCGCCGCCTACATGGCCTCCGGAACATGA
- a CDS encoding lanthionine synthetase C family protein, with protein MFGVNRTALTAATTIADALADPQILRHEPLSGRARPQSLAGGAVGIALLHIERARTGHGDEARVHAWLTHAASEPISAGPNANLFHGAPALGFALHTAAMPRYRRALAALDDKTTTLTRTRLATAHGRIGRGDRLQMREFDLIHGLTGLGVYHLHRHPTHPITGEVIAYLTRLTQSPGGTDDLPPWWMPVGLSGEPDADFPLGHGNLGIAHGISAVLALLSLAILHNIPAAGLQDAVARLCEWTDQWRTDEPAGTWWPGYLTVEQARSLAPPHRPRPSWCYGISGTARAQHLAGLALGDTARQHAAEAAILATLRNPAQLALLPGIGLCHGQAGLLQSALRTAVDARNTAIAAELPDVATHLSAQLAQPITDPELMDGAAGAALALHAFGTGAAPVSPWDAVLLLG; from the coding sequence ATGTTCGGTGTGAACAGGACTGCGCTCACGGCAGCCACCACCATCGCTGACGCGCTCGCCGACCCACAGATCTTGCGACACGAGCCCTTGAGCGGCCGAGCCCGACCGCAGTCTCTCGCCGGTGGCGCGGTCGGCATCGCGCTGCTACACATCGAGCGTGCCCGCACCGGACACGGCGACGAGGCCCGCGTCCACGCCTGGCTGACGCACGCCGCGTCCGAGCCGATCAGCGCAGGCCCCAATGCGAACCTGTTCCACGGCGCGCCCGCACTCGGCTTCGCCCTGCACACCGCCGCGATGCCCCGGTACCGGCGCGCACTCGCGGCACTCGATGACAAGACGACCACGCTCACCCGCACGCGCCTGGCCACCGCCCATGGCCGCATCGGCCGAGGCGACCGGCTACAGATGCGGGAGTTCGACCTGATCCACGGCCTGACCGGACTCGGCGTCTACCACCTACACCGCCACCCCACACACCCCATCACCGGCGAGGTCATCGCCTACCTGACCCGTCTCACCCAATCCCCCGGTGGGACCGATGATCTGCCACCGTGGTGGATGCCGGTCGGCCTATCCGGCGAACCTGACGCCGACTTCCCGCTCGGACACGGCAACCTCGGAATTGCCCACGGCATCAGCGCGGTCCTGGCGCTGCTGTCCCTCGCGATCCTTCACAACATTCCTGCGGCCGGCCTGCAGGATGCGGTCGCTCGCCTCTGCGAATGGACCGACCAATGGCGTACGGATGAACCTGCCGGCACCTGGTGGCCCGGCTACCTCACCGTCGAACAAGCCCGAAGCCTCGCACCGCCGCACCGCCCCCGACCGTCCTGGTGTTACGGCATCAGCGGCACCGCACGTGCCCAGCACCTCGCCGGCCTCGCTCTCGGCGACACCGCTCGACAACACGCAGCCGAGGCAGCGATCCTCGCCACGCTACGCAACCCAGCACAGCTCGCCCTGCTACCCGGAATCGGGTTGTGCCACGGACAAGCGGGCCTACTCCAATCCGCCCTCCGCACAGCCGTCGACGCCCGCAACACCGCTATCGCCGCCGAACTACCCGACGTCGCAACCCACCTCAGCGCCCAACTGGCGCAGCCCATCACCGACCCCGAGCTCATGGACGGTGCTGCGGGCGCCGCGCTCGCGTTACACGCCTTCGGCACCGGCGCCGCCCCCGTCTCTCCCTGGGACGCCGTCCTCCTGCTGGGCTAA
- a CDS encoding lantibiotic dehydratase — translation MAAREFAAALEQASPVLADRVRVICDRQPIDDREIRRVVVSVLRYLLRAGHRATPYGLFAGVAPAHIGAQTVVRVGEGHRAVVRVRAPWLASMVDRLEADPALLPNLTVRANDRLIFRSDEVVLEDRAHPTPRSAPTHVHVRATAAVCAALAAARHPVRLDDLASQLAADHRADVGTVFVLLAKMVSQRLLLTNLRPATTSTDPLSVVVSRLEQALASDDRHTTENTRAPARATLGALRTLTGHHAASLGTSGQQRSVLTAALVALHPNDEPPVAVDLRLDVDLRLPETVTVEAAQAAAALVRLAPAGHAGWQAWHHRFLERYGPHALVPLREVVDADVGLGYPTGYRGALPTAPAPVTQRDRKLLALAQKAALRRQHEVVLDDATIRDLAGEVSIAQAQPTTELTVTIHARSRHDLDRGDFRLQVVGVSRNAGTTTGRFLDLLDPVDRDRIVHQYAALPTTTSGALRAQVSAATPYTVTEDVARATQVISHLISLGEYHDNTPGRIDLDDIAVTADVDRVYLVSISRRCPVEPIMFNAVEQVHYTLPLVRFLTEASAAFTTPCSAVDWGAASGLPFLPALRYRRTVLSPARWLLPAIDLPSLAASWTAWICALASWRNAVACPQRVYLGEGDQRIVLDLDEPAHLAVLRDHLGRADMAVLHAAPVADAAGWIDGRANEVVIPLAATTDPVPPPQRLTTAPVVDVRAHGHLPGVGDRLYVKLYGHPDRHTTILTRHLPSLLERLSPDMRFWFLRYNDPDPHLRLRLTGGAYETTAIGTWARQLRHGGLIARMQVDTDYPEPARFGGPAASTTLEEVFDADSAAALQQLAFAARKQTPDVRAVTAVSMLHITTTLIGNVAEGMRWLIAHTRPHRPAPPRDIYNGTVRLADPDQSGLMSLPDGQELLAAWLRRDQVLRTYRDVLHTAQVTADSVLPDLLHLHHTRMIGPDPDSERACLHLARAAALSWTTRAHGEHRCSV, via the coding sequence ATGGCCGCGCGAGAGTTCGCAGCCGCCTTGGAGCAGGCGAGCCCTGTGCTCGCCGATCGCGTCCGGGTGATCTGCGACCGGCAGCCGATAGATGATCGGGAGATCCGCAGAGTTGTGGTGTCGGTCCTGCGGTACCTGCTCCGGGCAGGTCACCGGGCGACCCCCTACGGCCTGTTCGCCGGCGTCGCCCCGGCCCACATCGGGGCACAGACTGTGGTCCGAGTCGGTGAGGGACACCGGGCCGTGGTGCGGGTCCGGGCACCGTGGCTGGCCAGCATGGTCGACCGCCTGGAAGCAGATCCGGCACTTCTGCCGAACCTGACGGTCCGCGCCAACGATCGACTGATCTTCCGCAGCGACGAAGTCGTGCTGGAGGATCGCGCTCACCCGACACCACGTTCGGCACCGACCCACGTGCACGTGCGCGCCACAGCTGCGGTGTGCGCCGCACTCGCCGCAGCGAGACATCCGGTCCGGCTGGACGATCTGGCGAGTCAGCTCGCGGCCGACCACCGTGCCGATGTCGGCACCGTGTTCGTGTTGTTGGCCAAGATGGTGTCGCAGCGCCTCCTGCTGACCAACCTGCGACCAGCGACCACGTCCACCGACCCGTTGTCCGTCGTAGTTTCGCGGCTCGAACAGGCCCTGGCCAGCGACGACAGGCACACCACCGAGAACACCCGCGCTCCGGCACGCGCGACGCTCGGCGCGCTACGAACTCTGACCGGACACCACGCGGCGTCCCTCGGCACCTCTGGACAGCAGCGCAGCGTACTCACTGCGGCATTGGTTGCCCTACACCCCAATGACGAACCGCCCGTAGCCGTCGACCTGCGACTGGACGTCGACCTGCGACTTCCCGAGACAGTCACCGTCGAGGCCGCACAGGCAGCCGCCGCACTCGTGCGGCTGGCCCCGGCTGGCCATGCCGGATGGCAGGCGTGGCACCACCGCTTCCTGGAGCGGTACGGGCCGCACGCGCTGGTGCCGCTACGTGAGGTGGTAGACGCCGATGTCGGCCTCGGCTACCCCACCGGGTACCGCGGTGCCCTGCCCACCGCACCCGCCCCCGTCACGCAGCGGGACCGGAAGCTGCTGGCCTTAGCCCAGAAGGCGGCACTGCGGCGCCAGCACGAGGTCGTCCTCGACGACGCCACGATTCGCGACCTCGCTGGGGAGGTGTCAATCGCGCAGGCACAGCCCACTACAGAGTTGACCGTCACCATTCACGCCCGCAGCCGCCACGACCTCGATCGGGGGGACTTCCGGCTTCAGGTCGTCGGCGTGTCCCGTAACGCCGGCACCACCACCGGCCGATTCCTCGACCTGCTCGATCCCGTCGACCGTGACCGCATCGTCCACCAGTACGCGGCTCTGCCCACCACCACGAGCGGCGCGCTGCGCGCGCAGGTGTCGGCGGCGACGCCCTACACGGTCACCGAAGACGTGGCACGCGCCACGCAGGTGATCTCGCATCTCATCTCGCTCGGCGAGTACCACGACAACACGCCCGGTCGAATCGACCTCGACGACATCGCCGTCACCGCCGACGTCGACCGCGTGTACCTCGTTTCCATCTCGCGCCGTTGCCCGGTGGAGCCGATCATGTTCAACGCCGTCGAACAGGTGCACTACACCCTGCCGCTCGTACGGTTCCTCACCGAAGCCTCGGCCGCTTTCACCACGCCCTGTAGCGCGGTCGACTGGGGTGCCGCGAGCGGGCTGCCGTTCCTGCCTGCTCTGCGCTACCGGCGGACCGTCCTGTCCCCGGCACGCTGGCTGCTACCAGCCATCGACCTGCCCTCCCTCGCTGCGAGCTGGACGGCGTGGATCTGTGCCCTGGCCTCGTGGCGGAACGCGGTCGCGTGTCCCCAGCGGGTGTACCTCGGTGAGGGCGACCAGCGCATCGTCCTGGACCTTGACGAGCCCGCACACCTCGCGGTGCTGCGCGATCACCTCGGCCGGGCCGACATGGCGGTGCTCCACGCCGCACCAGTGGCGGACGCCGCCGGGTGGATCGACGGGCGGGCAAACGAAGTCGTCATTCCCCTGGCAGCGACGACCGATCCAGTGCCTCCCCCGCAGCGCCTCACCACCGCGCCGGTGGTCGATGTCCGCGCGCACGGTCACCTGCCGGGAGTGGGCGACCGCCTCTACGTCAAGCTGTACGGCCATCCCGACCGGCACACCACGATCCTGACCCGACACCTGCCGTCCCTGCTCGAACGACTGAGCCCGGACATGCGCTTCTGGTTCCTTCGCTACAACGACCCCGACCCCCACCTTCGGCTCCGTTTAACCGGCGGCGCCTACGAGACGACGGCCATCGGTACGTGGGCGCGACAGCTGCGCCATGGTGGCCTGATCGCCCGGATGCAGGTCGACACCGATTACCCGGAGCCAGCGCGCTTCGGCGGCCCTGCCGCCAGCACCACGCTGGAGGAGGTCTTCGACGCCGACTCGGCCGCGGCACTCCAGCAGCTCGCCTTCGCCGCACGAAAGCAGACACCCGATGTCCGTGCGGTGACCGCGGTCAGCATGCTGCACATCACCACCACACTCATCGGCAACGTGGCCGAAGGCATGCGATGGCTGATCGCGCACACCCGACCACACCGACCGGCCCCACCCCGCGACATCTACAACGGCACAGTCCGGCTGGCTGACCCGGACCAGTCCGGGCTGATGTCACTGCCCGATGGACAAGAACTCCTCGCTGCCTGGCTGCGGCGCGACCAGGTCCTGCGGACCTACCGCGACGTCCTGCACACCGCCCAGGTCACCGCCGACAGTGTGCTGCCCGATCTGCTGCATCTGCATCACACGCGGATGATCGGCCCGGACCCGGACAGCGAGCGCGCCTGCCTCCATCTCGCTCGCGCCGCCGCGCTGAGCTGGACCACCCGAGCACACGGAGAGCACCGATGTTCGGTGTGA
- the fxlM gene encoding methyltransferase, FxLD system — translation MRGSTGSYPGTFQLGSQSVTSAGQQAVQDPAALRAAMVSELCEDTIASEAVAAAFLTVPRHVFAPDEPLAVVYDVDTALVTKTGPDGKALSSVSAAHIQAVMLEQAGIEPGMRVLEIGSGGYNAALLAELVGDDGAVTSVDIDSDIVARARAYLDEAGYERVRVVQADAEYGVAEHAPYDRIIVTVGAWDIPPAWIEQLTERGRIVMPLRFAGLSRCVAFERAGAGLVSHSYRLGGFVPMQGEGTFTETLVPINGEATLRIDGPDPGFDVPALRKAMHGRRIERWSGAAFDLPDELELFVVTSAPQVPFLHASQQLVDQGVFTPAVMYGTAILIDGGSFAYRTKRENESTDGWESGVYAYGPNAEEIADRYIALLRRWATQYRHRGAARIEYIPTTAGDAPPVGWYTPKRHGVVAVTWR, via the coding sequence ATGCGGGGCTCTACAGGTTCATATCCGGGAACTTTTCAGCTAGGGAGTCAGTCCGTGACGAGCGCAGGTCAGCAGGCTGTACAGGATCCGGCGGCGCTCCGAGCGGCGATGGTGTCCGAACTGTGCGAGGACACCATCGCCTCGGAGGCGGTAGCGGCCGCGTTCCTGACGGTGCCTCGTCACGTGTTCGCGCCGGACGAGCCGCTGGCTGTGGTCTACGACGTGGACACGGCGCTGGTGACGAAGACCGGTCCGGACGGGAAGGCACTCAGTTCGGTGTCGGCGGCTCACATTCAGGCGGTGATGTTGGAGCAGGCCGGGATCGAGCCGGGAATGCGGGTGCTGGAGATCGGCTCGGGTGGTTACAACGCGGCCCTGCTCGCGGAGCTTGTCGGCGACGATGGTGCGGTGACGTCGGTGGACATCGACTCTGACATCGTGGCGCGGGCCCGTGCGTATCTCGACGAGGCCGGGTACGAGCGGGTGCGGGTGGTGCAGGCGGACGCCGAATACGGCGTGGCGGAGCATGCGCCGTACGACCGGATCATCGTCACGGTGGGGGCCTGGGACATCCCGCCGGCCTGGATCGAGCAGCTCACCGAGCGGGGCCGGATCGTCATGCCGCTGCGGTTCGCGGGCCTGTCCCGCTGCGTCGCGTTCGAACGGGCCGGAGCTGGTCTGGTCAGCCACAGTTACCGGCTCGGTGGCTTCGTGCCGATGCAGGGTGAGGGCACCTTCACCGAAACGCTGGTGCCGATCAACGGTGAGGCCACGTTGCGGATCGACGGACCCGATCCGGGATTCGACGTGCCGGCGCTGCGCAAGGCGATGCACGGGCGGAGGATCGAGCGGTGGTCCGGGGCGGCTTTCGATCTGCCCGACGAGTTGGAGCTGTTCGTGGTGACCAGCGCCCCCCAGGTGCCGTTCCTGCACGCCAGCCAGCAGCTCGTGGATCAGGGCGTGTTCACCCCGGCCGTCATGTACGGCACAGCGATCCTGATCGACGGGGGCAGCTTCGCCTACCGAACCAAACGCGAGAACGAGAGCACCGACGGCTGGGAGAGCGGCGTCTACGCCTACGGCCCGAACGCCGAGGAGATCGCCGACCGATACATCGCGCTGCTGCGCCGCTGGGCCACGCAGTACCGCCATCGCGGAGCCGCGCGTATCGAGTACATCCCCACCACCGCAGGCGACGCGCCGCCGGTCGGGTGGTACACGCCGAAGCGCCACGGCGTCGTCGCGGTCACTTGGCGCTGA
- a CDS encoding thiopeptide-type bacteriocin biosynthesis protein: protein MNSTRWMHVTVQFRDQPSAEDIAVTRVAPLFTAAEADRLISGWFFIRKAIQWRFRYLPTDQNADARAYLLGHLYALRRTGHLAWATQSIYEPELRAFGGDEAMEVAHRLWHADSRHVLTYLAATAEHPTTRRRREMAILLASAMLRAAGLDWYEQGDVWAQVAHHRTPPDGLDADTAATLQASLRQLMSTDADSFTVPGKPSTTASNWTTSFATSGRDLARLTSSGHLRRGLRDVLAHHIIFAMNRLGLPATTQAVLSTHAATVVFGPDPTLDAPAPNGSA from the coding sequence ATGAACTCCACACGCTGGATGCACGTCACCGTTCAATTCCGGGATCAACCCTCTGCCGAGGACATCGCCGTCACCCGCGTGGCACCCCTATTCACTGCCGCTGAGGCCGACAGGCTCATCTCGGGCTGGTTCTTCATCCGCAAAGCAATCCAGTGGCGATTCCGTTACCTCCCCACAGACCAGAACGCCGACGCACGGGCGTACCTACTCGGTCACCTGTACGCACTCAGACGCACCGGACACCTCGCCTGGGCGACGCAGAGCATCTACGAACCCGAACTCCGTGCCTTCGGCGGAGACGAGGCGATGGAGGTCGCACACCGGCTCTGGCACGCCGACAGCCGCCACGTACTCACCTACCTCGCCGCCACCGCCGAGCACCCCACGACTCGACGCCGACGAGAGATGGCGATCCTGCTGGCCAGTGCGATGCTGCGTGCCGCCGGTCTGGACTGGTACGAGCAAGGCGATGTCTGGGCACAGGTGGCCCACCATCGGACACCACCCGACGGTCTCGACGCCGACACCGCAGCAACCCTCCAAGCGTCACTCCGCCAGCTCATGAGCACTGACGCAGACAGCTTCACGGTGCCCGGCAAGCCCTCTACCACTGCCTCGAACTGGACCACGTCATTCGCCACTTCAGGCCGCGACCTGGCCCGTCTCACCTCGTCCGGACACCTGCGACGCGGACTCCGCGACGTCCTGGCACACCACATCATCTTCGCGATGAACCGCCTCGGCCTACCCGCCACCACTCAGGCCGTTCTCTCCACACACGCCGCCACCGTGGTCTTCGGCCCCGACCCGACACTCGACGCTCCCGCACCCAACGGTTCGGCATGA
- a CDS encoding FxLD family lanthipeptide: protein MTITTEERSTTASPPVDGRSGEFGPDDWELDVTFIESGESVDKLIYMTNDGCGKTCQSACSTTCPK from the coding sequence ATGACGATCACGACCGAGGAGCGGAGCACCACGGCGTCACCGCCGGTGGACGGCAGGTCGGGCGAGTTCGGGCCGGACGACTGGGAGCTGGATGTCACGTTCATCGAGTCCGGCGAGAGCGTGGACAAGCTGATCTACATGACCAACGACGGCTGCGGGAAGACCTGCCAGTCGGCCTGCAGCACCACCTGCCCGAAGTAG
- a CDS encoding IS3 family transposase (programmed frameshift), protein MPKAFPPEFRRDVVAVARKGEAPLRQIAKDFGISEGCLHRWLKLADVEDGVRSGATSSESAELRELRRRNKLLEQENEILRRAAAFFARDIFPKMMYPLVGDLAADGIPVAVTCRVLGFSKQAYYAWRAEPVSRRDVDDAHLINAALDIHHDDPAFGYRFIADELPAHGITAGPNRVARLCSQQRIWSVFAKRKGLTRRAGPPVHDDLVHRRFTADAPNRLWLTDITEHPTAEGKLYLCVIKDVYSGRIVGYSIDTRMKASLAVAALSNAVRLRDPAGTVVHSDRGSQFRSRKFVKALHRNGLVGSMGRVGACGDNAAMESFFALLQRNVLDRQRWSTRHDLRLAMVTWIERTYHRRRRQQRLGRLTPIEFETINQPTHPT, encoded by the exons ATGCCGAAAGCGTTTCCGCCGGAGTTCCGTCGTGACGTGGTCGCGGTCGCGCGTAAGGGCGAGGCGCCGTTGCGGCAGATCGCGAAGGACTTCGGGATCTCCGAGGGCTGTCTGCACCGCTGGCTCAAGCTCGCCGATGTCGAGGACGGTGTCCGTTCCGGGGCCACCAGCAGCGAGTCAGCGGAACTGCGAGAGCTGCGTCGGCGTAACAAGCTTCTGGAGCAGGAGAACGAGATCCTGCGGCGGGCGGCGGCGTTCTTCGCCCGGGATATCT TCCCCAAAATGATGTACCCGCTGGTCGGTGACCTGGCCGCGGACGGGATCCCCGTCGCGGTGACCTGCCGGGTGTTGGGGTTCAGTAAGCAGGCCTACTACGCATGGCGCGCCGAGCCGGTGTCGCGACGTGACGTCGACGACGCCCATCTGATCAACGCCGCCCTGGACATCCACCACGATGATCCGGCGTTCGGGTACCGGTTCATCGCCGACGAACTCCCCGCCCACGGCATCACCGCCGGCCCGAACCGGGTCGCCCGGCTGTGCTCACAGCAGCGCATCTGGTCGGTGTTCGCCAAGCGCAAGGGGCTCACGCGGCGGGCCGGGCCGCCGGTGCACGACGACCTGGTGCACCGCCGGTTCACCGCCGACGCCCCGAACCGGCTGTGGCTGACCGACATCACCGAACACCCCACCGCCGAGGGCAAGCTCTACCTGTGCGTGATCAAGGACGTGTACTCCGGCCGGATCGTCGGCTACTCCATCGACACCCGGATGAAAGCCTCTCTGGCCGTCGCGGCGCTGTCCAACGCGGTCCGACTACGCGATCCGGCCGGCACCGTGGTCCACTCGGACAGGGGCAGCCAATTCCGGTCTAGGAAATTTGTGAAGGCATTGCACCGCAACGGATTGGTCGGCTCGATGGGCCGCGTCGGCGCCTGCGGCGACAACGCCGCGATGGAATCGTTCTTCGCCCTACTGCAACGCAACGTCCTGGACCGGCAACGCTGGAGCACCCGCCACGACCTGCGCCTGGCGATGGTGACCTGGATCGAACGGACCTACCACCGCCGACGACGGCAACAACGCCTCGGACGCCTCACCCCGATCGAGTTTGAGACAATCAACCAGCCCACACACCCGACCTGA
- a CDS encoding DUF4240 domain-containing protein codes for MEREEFWRLVESMGPQPDDDGFDRLTAELATLPVPDIQAFEDHLAALLHGLDTHAHARAARARGDWFLYVRCAAVATGRAAYEEVLADPHKLRRFARREAEPLLFIASQAYERSTGLPWRHESPVSYESGSNLTGWSGDDTSGRLPLWLRMIIAITRPLRRSTQPPGHD; via the coding sequence ATGGAGCGGGAAGAGTTCTGGCGTCTGGTCGAATCCATGGGGCCGCAGCCGGACGACGATGGCTTCGACAGGCTGACCGCCGAGTTGGCAACGCTGCCGGTGCCGGACATCCAGGCGTTCGAGGATCACCTGGCCGCCCTGCTGCACGGCCTGGACACACACGCTCACGCCCGTGCCGCCCGAGCCAGGGGCGACTGGTTCCTCTACGTCCGCTGCGCCGCAGTCGCCACCGGGCGAGCAGCCTACGAAGAAGTGCTCGCCGATCCGCACAAGCTTCGGCGTTTCGCACGGCGCGAGGCAGAACCCCTTCTCTTCATCGCGTCCCAGGCGTACGAGCGCAGCACCGGCTTGCCATGGCGTCATGAGTCACCGGTCAGCTACGAGTCCGGAAGCAACCTCACCGGCTGGAGCGGCGACGACACTTCCGGCCGGCTCCCACTCTGGCTAAGGATGATCATTGCCATCACCCGCCCATTGCGCCGCAGCACTCAGCCGCCTGGCCACGATTGA